A genomic region of Candidatus Eisenbacteria bacterium contains the following coding sequences:
- a CDS encoding S4 domain-containing protein, with protein sequence MRLDVLLHELRLYKSRSQAALAIEEGQVLVAGRPAKASRDIEAGARLTMTGEWGTRTIEVLELPRRSMRKADAHKLVREVPDQG encoded by the coding sequence ATGCGACTCGACGTGCTGCTCCACGAGCTGCGTCTCTACAAGAGCCGTTCGCAGGCGGCTCTCGCGATCGAGGAGGGCCAGGTGCTGGTTGCTGGCCGCCCAGCAAAGGCGAGCCGTGACATCGAAGCCGGCGCCCGGCTCACGATGACCGGCGAATGGGGCACACGCACGATCGAGGTGCTCGAGCTGCCCCGGCGCTCGATGCGGAAAGCGGACGCGCACAAGCTGGTGCGTGAAGTGCCCGACCAGGGCTAG